One region of Salvia miltiorrhiza cultivar Shanhuang (shh) chromosome 3, IMPLAD_Smil_shh, whole genome shotgun sequence genomic DNA includes:
- the LOC131017488 gene encoding putative disease resistance protein At1g50180 isoform X3, whose product MAAEAAISSAVELLGNLLIQKVKSLRGVEGNIQSLKEELEWMQSFLKEANKRQAGDEGVRNWIKKIREVAQDAEDTIEIFLVNVENAKNRGLLERCTTFPKRMYHLDRIGHEIESIRARLDAIDKSRERYGIKDFSESAAAEPAARRLQVESRRRLSPLQKDEHLVGIEDDVEKLLRESILDEEKKGLSVAVVEGMGGIGKSTLAREIYNHRQVVAGRFECCGWVVVSSEFTPRETIKQLILELPDSDKRKLREVEETTGDELYLLRKLQEMLHQQLQGKTYFIVLDDVWEKEHWEYLRTAFPNEQVLMEIVQKNWRA is encoded by the coding sequence ATGGCAGCGGAGGCGGCGATCTCATCGGCGGTGGAGCTGCTCGGCAATCTGCTGATCCAGAAGGTGAAATCCCTTCGAGGCGTGGAGGGAAATATCCAGTCGCTGAAAGAAGAGCTGGAGTGGATGCAATCTTTTCTCAAAGAGGCAAACAAAAGGCAAGCTGGAGACGAAGGGGTGCGTAATTGGATAAAGAAGATCAGAGAAGTTGCTCAAGACGCGGAAGATACAATCGAAATCTTCCTCGTCAATGTCGAGAATGCCAAGAATCGAGGTCTTCTCGAAAGATGCACTACCTTCCCAAAGCGAATGTACCACCTCGACAGAATCGGGCATGAGATTGAGTCGATCCGCGCTAGGCTTGACGCGATTGACAAAAGCCGCGAGAGGTACGGAATTAAAGATTTTTCAGAGTCCGCGGCGGCGGAGCCGGCGGCGCGGAGGTTGCAAGTTGAATCGCGGCGGCGGCTTTCTCCTCTGCAAAAAGACGAGCACCTGGTGGGCATTGAAGATGATGTGGAGAAGCTGCTGCGAGAATCGATTCTCGATGAGGAGAAGAAAGGGCTCTCGGTTGCGGTTGTAGAGGGCATGGGTGGGATCGGTAAATCAACGCTTGCTCGAGAAATATATAATCACCGCCAAGTCGTTGCTGGTCGATTCGAGTGCTGTGGTTGGGTTGTGGTTTCGAGTGAATTTACGCCTCGAGAAACTATCAAGCAACTGATCTTGGAGCTGCCGGATTCTGACAAGCGTAAGCTGCGTGAAGTGGAGGAGACGACCGGAGACGAGCTGTACCTTCTGCGAAAGCTTCAGGAAATGCTTCATCAACAGCTGCAGGGAAAAACTTATTTCATAGTTTTAGACGATGTGTGGGAGAAGGAACATTGGGAATATTTGAGGACTGCTTTCCCTAATGAACAAG